CGCCGCTGTACTCGGAGTGCCGCGACAACCCGGCCGTCCAACGCCGATGCTCGAACGGTCCGCGCTGCGGATCGGGCAACCAGTGATCGTTACCGAGCACCAGCGCACCCGTGGGACCGCGTGCGGCGGCGTGCAGCGGCCCCTCGCTGCCGTCCGGGCGGAAGCCCACCCCCAGCAGCTTGCCGTCGTGGACCTGCCGGTTCCACGTCCCGACCGCACCGCCGATCGGATCAGTCCCTCGGCACAGTGAGCGCCACTGCCCGGCCAGCGAGCCCGCCAGGGAGCGCTGCGCCTCGTGGCCGAGAAAGCCGGGAAATCCGCGAGCGTACGCCCACTGCAGCTGTGAACCGGCCGTGACCAGGCCGACCCGTTCGTGGTCCTGTTCGTCGAGCCTGCCGAGCAACCTGGCCGCGGCGACGGAGACGAGCAGGCTGCCCTGGCTGTGACCGGACAACACCACGCGGGTGTTCGGGTCCGCCAGGTGTTCACACGCCCGGTCGACCAGTTCGGGGATCACCTTCAGCGCGTAGCACGGCGGCACGATCGGATGAGAATCCCGCGGCCAGAACAGGGTCAGATCGCACAGCAGACTCAACTGCCGCCCCGCGTTCGGACGACGAACCGCCAGGTGAACCATCCGCAGCAGCGTCGCCACCAGGGTCGCGAGTGCTCCCACGCCCAGCAGCAGCAACCAACGTCCCCAGAAGGGAGGTTCGGGGCCACCGAGGCGCAGCACCAGAGCCAGGACCGCTCCCACCGTCAGGGCACCCGCCAGCAGCAGCACCAGCCGATGCCCGTGGCTGCGTTGCAGCTCGGCCCATTTCCACGCGCGTTCGGCGCTGCGTTGATCCGCGGGGCGCCCGGCGTGCAGCAGCTCCACCTCGGGGGATACCCCGTCCGTACGGATCGCGCGCCACCAGCGCAACCACACCCACGGCACCCCGACGAGCCCCGCGAGTACGAGCACGGCCGTCGCCGCCCCCCACAACAGCGTCACGGTGTCGTAGGAAACCGGTAGCAGCAGATCCGTACCGAGCGCCTGCCGCGCACTCAGCGTCAGACCCGCACCGAAACCCGCGCCGAGCAGGCACGCGATCAGCAGTACCGGGGCGGCGAACCAGCCACCGGCCCACGGGCGCAGTCTCGACGGGAGGCGACGCCACGAGCGACGAGCCAGCAACGCGGCTGGTAGCAGCAGCACCCCGATACAGCCGCACAGTGCCAGCAGGCCGAGAGTCAGCGAGTCGGTCACCGGTCCCGAGCCGGGGAGCGGGCCGGACATGTGGGCCGGGAAGAGCGCTGTGAGCAGCAACAGCAGCCCGCTCGTGCCCAGCAGCAGGATTCGCGCGTAGTGTCCCACCAGCGGGTGCACGGAGCGTCGGAAACCGCTCTCGGACTCTCCCGAACCGGTCGGATCGTCCAGCAGCAACGTTCCCAGCACGCACAGCGCGGTTACGGCCGCTGCCGCCATCCAGCGCGGGTCAGTGGCGGCGGTCGGTCCGCCGAGAGCCAGCAGCACCACCGTGCATAGCGCGGCCACCGCGTGCAGCGTCCGCAGGGCGGGGGTGCTCGGATCGCGCACCACTCCGGCCCCCGGCAGTCTCGGTGCCTGCGCGCTGTGCTCGTTCCCGGCACCACTCGGGTTCCGAACCCGCCAGGACATCGCGGACAGGCGGTACATGCCGAACACGGCGGCCACCACGAAGAGCAGAGCAGGAACCGAACGCAGCGGTTCGAACGTACGCAGCTCGTCGGGGACGGTGCTCAGACACCCTGTCCCCGCGCGCAGGCACTGGGCCGCCACCAGATCCAGGCTCAGCACGGTCAGCTGTGCGGTGAACAGCATCGTCAGCAGCAGCCCCGCCAGGCGCAGCCCCGCGCGGAGCAGCGCTCCCAGCGAGCGCGACCAGTGGCTGTCCCGGTCGACCGGCGGCAGCATCCAGTGTGCCAGGTTAGCCAGCGCGAACGGGAACAGCAGTGCCCACAGCGCCTTGCCGCGTCCGGAGGTCATACCGCCCCAGACGTACCCCTCGACCGAACGAGGGACGGTTCGTTCCCCCGCGGTGAGGTCGGGCCCCGGGATCGGGCGCAGCAGTCGGTCAGCGGGGCTGACGATTCGTCCGGTGCCGTCGCCTGCCACGTCCACCGAAGCCACCGAATCGGTCAGCTCCCGCGGTTCCGTCCCGAGGACGCCGTGTACCCGCAGCTCGACCACGCGAGTGTCCGGCCCGGGTACGTGCACTGTTCCTCCTGTGGGTCGGTGCGGTGCGGGGGAGTCCGCTTTTCCGCGGAGTTCGCGAGTCCACTCACGACGGAAGAGCGGCTCCCGCCTCGGTCCTGTGGGAGCTGATTCTCCCGGTTAGATTGTCTCTTCTCGACGGTCTTGTCGCGACCTACTTCCCGGAAATCCTTTCATCGATACTTTCCCGTCGTCCGGAAGAGGCGTGCGGCCGGGTGGCCCACGCGGTCGCTACTCCGGTGGATGGACTGCGTAGGGTTCGCATCATGGGGCGACTGATCGTGATCGAAGGGCTGGACGGCGCGGGAAAGCAGACGCTGACCGACTCGTTGAGCGGCGAGCTGACGGCCAGGGGGCTGTCGGTGGGCCGCGCGGCCTTTCCGCGCTACGGCCAGGACGTGCACGCCGATCTCGTCGCCGAGGCGTTGCGGGGCGCGCACGGCGACCTAGCCGAGTCCGTGTACGGCATGGCCGTGCTCTACGCACTGGACCGGCAGCGCGCCGCGGAGTGGCTGCGAGCACGGCTCGCCGAACACGACGTGCTGTTGCTCGACCGGTACGTGGCCTCCAACGCCGCCTACGGGGCGGCCCGGTTGTGGCAGCACGCCGACGGTGAGTTCGTATCCTGGGCCTACCAGCTCGAGGTCACCCGATTCGGACTGCCGGAGCCGGAACTGCAGATCCTGCTCCGCGTGCCCGGTGAAGTCGCCGCGGAGCGGGCCGAACGCAGGGAACGATCCGGCACGGCGGACGGCAGGGACATGTTCGAGTCGGACTCGGGACTGCAGGACCGCTGTGCGGCGGTTTACCTGGAACTCGCCGAGATGTCGTGGTGGTCCCCCTGGCACGTGGTGGACGACGCCGCCACCACGGATCCGGCGGGACTGGCCGACCACGTGCTCGCGTAACCTACTCCACCGTAGTGCTCCGTTTGGCGGTACCATAGCCCTGGCGCTGGGCAATGATCCGACGACCTGCGGTGATGAGTACCGGGTGGTGCTTGCCCCCGTGGTGCAAAGTGCAACCATGTGGGGCATGAAGTCACGCGTGCTCGTGGTGGACGACGACCCTGCCCTGGCGGAGATGCTGACCATCGTACTCCGCGGTGAAGGGTTCGATACCGCCGTCGTCAACGACGGCACCAAGGCGATGCCCGCGCTGCGTGAACTCAAACCCGATCTGGTGTTGCTCGACCTGATGTTGCCGGGCATGAACGGCATCGACGTGTGCAAGGCCATTCGTGCCGAATCGATGGTCCCCGTCGTCATGCTCACCGCGAAGAGTGACACCGTTGACGTCGTCCTCGGCCTGGAGTCCGGTGCCGACGACTACATCGTCAAACCGTTCAAGCCGAAGGAGCTGGTGGCACGGCTGCGGGTGCGGCTGCGCCGCACGGAGGCGGAACCCGCCGAAGTGCTCTCCATCGGTGACCTTACGGTCGACGTCCCCGGGCACGAGGTCACGCGCGACGGAGTTCCGATCTCGCTGACGCCGTTGGAGTTCGACCTGCTGGTCGCGCTCGCGCGCAAGCCCCGCCAGGTTTTCACCCGTGAGGTGTTACTCGAGCAGGTGTGGGGCTACCGGCACGCGGCCGACACCCGGTTGGTCAACGTACACGTACAGCGACTCCGGTCGAAGATCGAGAAGGATCCGGAGCACCCGGAGGTCGTACTGACGGTTCGGGGCGTCGGGTACAAGGCCGGGCCGCCATGATCGCCGAACACGATGATTGTCTCGACACGGCAGGACGGACGGGGTGAACGGTGAGCAGCCTCGTGCCGGCGCCGAGCGCTCCTTCCCGGCCCGGCTCCGGGATGACGTCCGCAGGCGCTGGCACTGGTTCGAATCGACCTGGCGCCGCTCGATGCAGCTGCGTGTCGTCGTCAGCACCCTGGCGCTGTCCTCGGCCGTGGTCTTCGTACTGGGGATGGTGCTGCAGACGCAGATCACCAACAGACTGCTGCAGAACAAGGAGGACGCCGCGGTCCGGCAGGTCGAGCAGAACCTGCCGATCCTGGAGTACCAGCTGACGGCGGTCGATCCCAATTCCGGCGATGTCGACGAGCAGCTGGAAGCCGCGCTGAACCAGCTGACCACCAGCACCGCCGACAATACCGAGACCGACTCGTTCGCCGGGAACTACGAGCCCGCCCTGGTGGACGGCCAAGCCATCACCGAGAACGGTGAACAACCTTCCGCGGGGCCGATCGACAGCGTTCCGAACTCGCTGCGCAAGCTCGTCAAGGAGGACAACCTGGCGAGTAAGATCGAGACGGTCAGGCGCGACGGCGAGTCGGTCACCATGCTCATCATCGGCAGCCCGGCCGGAACCGCCACCCGACCGTTGCAGGCCTATTTCCTGTTCCCACTGGAGTCGGAGCGCAAAACACTGGGACTGGTGCAGAGCACCCTGCTGGTGGGCGGTCTGGTGCTGCTCGTGCTGCTCGGCGCCATCACCAATCTCGTCACCCGGCAGGTGGTGCGTCCCGTCCGGCAGGCCGCCCACACCGCCGAGCGGCTGGCCGCGGGCAATCTCGACGAACGGATGCGGGTCATCGGCGAGGACGACATGGCCCGGCTCGCGGACTCGTTCAACGAGATGGCCGACAGTCTCAAGCAGCAGATTCAGCAGCTCGAGGAGTTCGGCCAACTCCAGCGGCGCTTCACCTCGGACGTCTCGCACGAGCTGCGTACCCCGCTGACCACCGTGCGGATGGCCGCGGATGTGCTGCACGCCTCCCGCGACGATCTGCCGGACGGACTGGAGCGCTCCGCCGAGCTGCTCGTCGACGAGCTCGACAGGTTCGAGTCGCTGCTCGGTGATCTGCTGGAGATATCCCGGCTCGACGCCGGAGTCGCCGACCTGGCCACCGAGTCGCTCGACGTGCCGGATCTGGTGCGGCGTGTCATGGATTCGTTGCTGCCCATCGCCAGGACCGGCGGAGTCGAGCTGCGTGGCGACTTCCCCGTCGAGGAGGTTCACATCCTCGCGGACGCCCGGCGAATCGAACGCATCGTGCGAAACCTGGTCGCCAACGCCGTCGACCACGCGGAGGGCAGGCCGGTGGACATCAACTTCGCCGCGGACGACCGCTCGGTGGCGGTCACCGTGCGCGACTACGGTGTCGGACTGCGCCCCGGTGAGGCCGAACTCGTGTTCACCAGGTTCTGGCGCGCCGATCCCTCGCGGGATCGACAGACCGGCGGTACGGGCCTCGGACTCTCCATCGCGGCCGAGGACGCTCGGCTGCACGGTGGCTGGCTCGACGCCTGGGGCGAACCCGGCAAGGGGTCCTGCTTCCGGCTCACCCTGCCGCGCGACTCGGGCGACCGGGTGGACACGAGCCCGTTGTCGCTGCCGAGCACCCGCAGTATCGCCGCCCCCGAAGCACTGCTGGCCGTACCCGGGGACGCGACGGACAACGGTTCCACCCCCTCGGACGAGGGGTACGACCAAAACGATCAGGGACCGACCTGGAGCTCCGGTCCCGGCGAGCAGGAGAAACGATGACGTTGCGATGGCGGCTCGCTCGAGCGGTGACTCTGCTGCTGGTGCTGTCCGTTCCGGTCACCGGCTGTGCCTCGATACCGGAGGAGACCAATGCCGGCGTGATCCGACAGGTCGAGGAAGCTCCCGAGACCAGCACCGAGGCCCAGCCACCATCCGAGAACCTCAACGACACGGACCTCGTCCGCAGTTTCCTGGAGGCCACCGCGGAGCCCGCCAACGACTACGCGGCGGCCCGGCTGCACCTGACCGAGCAGGCGGCCGACTCGTGGCAGGTTCCCTCGGAACGGTTCATCGTAAACAGCGTCAACACCGTGCCGAAGTCGGAGCCGGAAACCGCCGACTCCGTCAGGATCGTCGGCCTGGACTTGCACCAGCTCGGCAAGCTGCGGAAGGACCAGTCCTACGTTCCGGAGGAGAAGGACCTCAGTCTGCGGGTCAAGGTCCGGCAGCGTTCCGACGGGCAGTGGCGGATAGTCGATCCGCCTCGCAAGCTGCTGGTCGCCAGCGACGCCTTCAAGTCCCACTACCGGGCCGTATCGGTCTACTTCCTGGATCACCAGCGCGAGGGGGTGATCCCCGACATCCGGTGGGTGCGGCAGAACCCGAAGAGCACACTGCCCTCGCGGGTCATCAGCCTGTTGCTGTCGGGCCCCTCCGAGGGCTTCGACCTGGCGATGAAGACCGCCATACCGGAGGACACCACCACGGCGAGCAACGTGAGCGAGACCGATGACGGTGCGCTGCTCGTCAATCTACGCGACCTCGGCGATCTGAGCGGCAAGAAGAAGCGGCTGATCGCCGCCCAAGTGGTGCTGACGCTGCGCGGTGTCCGAACCGCCCGGGTGGAACTGCGGGACGAGGGCGCGTCGTTGCTGTCGAACACCGAGGTGCTGCGTCCCTCCGACGTGAGCGAGTACGAGCAGCAGAACGAGGCTCCCCGGGACGTGAAGCCACTCGCGGTGGTCGACGAGAAACTGCTGGTGTTCAGCGAGGACTCCCCCCAGGTACCCGGCCCCGCGGGCAACGGGAGCTACCGGATCACTACCGCCGCTCGTTCCGACGACGGTTCCCGAGTGGCCGCTGTGGTGCGTCGCGATGACAGCGGAGTCGAGCTGCGCGTGGGCGCGTACGGCGAGGAGCTGCGGAGACTCGGGATTCGAGGCAATTTCATGAGCAGGCCGACCTGGCGCAGTGAATCCGAGTTCTGGACCGTCGTCAACGGCGAACGGGTGATGCGGGCTACCCGCGACGAGAACGGCTCCTGGTCGGTCAGCCGGATCGACGCGAGCGACTTCCCCGGTGAGGGGAATATCGAAGCCCTGCGGATCTCCCGAGGTGGTACCCGGCTCGCCGCCGTCGTCGACGGGCGAATAGTCGTCGCCGGTATAGCGGGCGGCGACTCGGACGTGTCGCTGCAAGAGCCCGTGACGCTGAGCGGTGGCACGGGGGATTCCGAGATCAAGGGGGTCGACTGGCTCACCGGCGACTCGCTGGTGGCCATCACCGGTAGGGACGGTCAGCCCGTGGTCAGGGTTTCGGTCGACGGTTTCAACTGGGACTCCTATCGATCCTCCAATCTGCGCAACCCCAAAATGGTGACCGTGGGGCCGGACCAACGGGTCATAGTCGCCGACGATTCCTACCTCTGGCAGGCCAAGGATCTGTCCGATTACTGGGAAGTGCTGCGGGACATCCCGATCGGGGCGTCCTCGAAACCCTTCTACCCGGGGTGATCGAGGTTCTCCGGTCGGCCCGGTCGGCGGTTGGCATGCCCGTGCGCCCGATCCGTACGGACAGTGCGTGTCCGTACGGACAGTGCGTGCGGACGACACGCCGAGCCGTCGGTGGCGGGGCGACCCGGCACCGGCCCACGCCGAGTCAACCTCGGCGGCGTGTCATTCGATCGATACTCCCTCGCGGGCGTCCCGTCGGGGCTGGTGGATCTGCTGCTGCCATTGCGCTGTGCGGGCTGCGGTCTTGCCGGTGCCGTGCTCTGCGCCGAGTGCGACATGCGGTTCCACGAGCCGCGCGTGATCCGTCCTCCCGCGCTGTTCCGGGAACCGCCGATTCACGCCTTGGCTCGTTATCGCGGTCGGGTGCGTACGACGCTGCTGGCCTACAAGGAGGGCGGTCGTCGTGACCTGGAGAGGCCACTGGGAAATCACGTGGCCGCCGCCGTCCGGGCCGTTCTCGCCGCATCCGGCTCGATCATCGAAACCGACTCGCCCCGTCTGGTGCCGGCCCCGTCGAGGGACGCGGCCGTGCGACGCAGGGGCAGAGCGCACCTGGCGCGACTCACCCACCGCGCGGAGCGGAGGTTGCCCGGCTTGTGCACGGCGGACTGCCTTCGGTTGAGTCCACGAGTGCGCGATTCGGTGGGGTTGGACAGCGGACGGCGCTTCGAGAATCTGCGTGGCGGGGTGCTGTCACGGCCCGGTCGTCTGCCGCCGCCGGGTACTCCCGTGCTGCTGCTCGACGACGTCCTCACCACCGGTGCCACGGTGCTCAACTGCCTACGAACGCTCTCCGAGGCCGAGCTTCCGGTGGTGGCCGTCCTGGTGCTGGCGAGCGCTTGCCGGGAGTCCTGACCGGCCCGTGTGCGCCCCGGTGTCCGGAGCATCCCGTTGCCCACCCCGGGTGCGTCCCGCGAGGCGAACCGGATTCCGCCCCGACGGGAACCGATGGTTTGTCTCATACGTTTGCCGGGTATACGCGGATGGCCGTACCGCCCGGCGCGGGCACGGTGCGGACGTCCGGGTACAGGTCCGAAAGGGCGAGCACGGGACGCGGCCGTGCTACTGCTGTCGTCGGGACCGGCCCTGCGCCGGGCGGAGGTGTGTCATTGCGAACCCGGGACCATGCCAGTTACACAGGGTGCCCGATTGACTTCACCCGACTCGGGGGGTGTCACAACTCCGCAACGCGAGCTAACGTGCGTTCCCATCAAGCCGTTTTCCGGCAGTGGAATGAGGTGAGGCAGTGATGACCCTGACGCCGGAAACGAGCTGAGCACGCTCACTCCGGTGTCGCCGTGATCGTCATTCACGGAAGCACGCTGAGCAACGGAGGTCGTGAATGGACATCGTCGTCAAGGGCCGCAACGTCGAGGTGCCCACGCATTACCAGCAGCACGTCGACGAGAAGCTGAGCCGCCTCGACCGTTACGACAGGAAGGCCATGCGGGCCGACGTGGAGCTCCGGCACGAGCGTAATCCACGCCAGGCGAAGAACTGCCAGCGGGTCGAAATCACTCTCAAGGGACGCGGACCGGCCGTACGAGCCGAGGCCAGCGCGGTCGATTTCTACGCCGCCCTGGACGCCGCGTCGACGAAGCTGGAGAACCGGCTACGCAAGATGCACGACCGCCGGAAGGTGCACTACGGTCGGCGCAACCCCCGTTCGGTGGCGGAGGCCACCGCCGCGATGGCGGATCGTCCGGTCGCCGTCGCCGGTGCCGGTGGCACGACCGGCGGCCGCACACGCACGACACTCCTGGAACCGCCGGCCGACCAGCTGCGACACGACAGCGCGGAGGGGAACAGCACCGTGAGCGACAGCGCCGTGAGCAATCAGCGGGCTTCCCGGACAACCGAACCTCCCGCGGGCGGCGCCGGATTCCCGCAACAGCGTGAGGAAAGCAGCGACTACGAACCCGGTCGAATCGTCCGCGAGAAGGAACACCCCGCCACACCGATGACCGTGGACCAAGCCCTCTACGAGATGGAGTTGGTGGGACACGACTTCTACCTGTTCTTCGACGCGGAAGCCGACAAGCCCAGCGTGGTTTACCGTCGCAGGGGATTCGACTACGGAGTGATCAGACTGGCCTGACCCGGGTGGTCCTCGCGGCTACTCCAGCCGTACCGATTTGGTACGGACCATAACCATCGTGGCCGTCCGCCGCGTACCGTGGTGCGCGGGGACGGCCACGTCTGTGGTTCGACGCAGCCGACGGCGGCCAGATTCCCCCTGCCACCGCACGATCGGGTGTGGCGGGAACACACGTGCGTGCCGGAAACGTTCGTGGTCCGTGGCCACTTCCGGCGTTCGCGCAGTGAGCATCGTCCGACGGTGCCTGAGCGAACCGTGCGGAGGTGGGCTTCTAATACTATGGCCGTAAAGCGTCCGTGACGGGCGCGTCACGATCAGCAAGTGAGGTCGACCGGATGGTCCTGTCCCGACTGCTCCGCGCTGGCGAAGGTAAGATGCTCAAGCGTCTGCGTTCCATCGCGGCGCACATCAACGAGCTCGAAGACGACACGGTCGCGCTGTCCGATGACGAGCTGCGGGCCAAGACCGATGAGTTCAAGGGCCGTTACGCCGACGGCGAGCAGCTGGACAAGCTCCTGCCCGAGGCCTTCGCGGTCGCTCGTGAGGGTGCCAGGCGAACGCTCGGCAACCGGCACTTCGACGTTCAGCTCATGGGCGGTGCCGCGCTGCACTTCGGTCAGATAGCCGAGATGAAAACCGGTGAGGGCAAGACGCTCACCTGCGTGCTGCCCGGCTATCTCAACGCGATCACACGCAACAGCGTCCACGTCATCACGGTCAACGACTACCTGGCCAAACGTGACTCGGAGTGGATGGGCCGAATATATCGTTTCCTCGGCATGGAAGTCGCCGCCATCACGGCCGACATGTCCCCCGAGCAGCGCAGGGACGCCTACAACTGTGACGTCATCTACGGCACCAACAACGAGTTCGGCTTCGACTACCTGCGCGACAACATGGCCTGGAGCCTGGCCGAGTGCGTCCAGCGCGACCACAACTTCGCGATCGTCGACGAGGTCGACTCGATCCTCATCGACGAGGCCAGGACCCCGCTGATCATCTCCGGGCCCGCCGACCAGTCCTCCCGCTGGTACCAGGAGTTCGCGCGGCTGGCTCCGATGCTGACCCGCGACGAGCACTACGAGGTCGACGAGCGCAAGCGCACCATCGGTGTCACCGAGGAAGGCGTCGACATCATCGAGGACCAGCTCGGGATCGACAACCTCTACGAGGCCGCGAACACCCCGCTGGTCGGATATCTCAACAACGCGCTCAAGGCCAAGGAGCTCTACCGCAGGGACAAGGACTACATCGTTCGCAACGGTGAAGTGGCCATCGTCGACGAGTTCACGGGGCGCGTGCTGCACGGACGCCGTTACAACGAGGGCATGCACCAGGCGATCGAGGCCAAGGAAGGCGTCGAGATCCAGGCCGAGAACCAGACCCTGGCCACGATCACGCTGCAGAACTACTTCCGGCTCTACGACAAGCTCGCCGGTATGACCGGTACGGCCCAGACGGAGGCCGCCGAGTTCCAGAGCACCTACAAGCTCGGTGTGGTATCGATCCCCACCAACGAGCCGATGGTCCGGCAGGACCAGCCCGACCTGATCTACAAGAGCGAAGAGGCCAAGTTCGCCGCCGTCGCCGAGGACATCGAGGAACGGCACGGTAACGGACAGCCGGTGCTGGTCGGCACGACCAGCGTCGACCGATCGGAGTACCTGGCGAAGCTGCTCACCAAGCGCGGTGTTCCGCACAGCGTGCTCAACGCCAAGCACCACGAGTCCGAAGCGGGCATCATCGCCGAGGCGGGCCGCAGGGGCGCGGTGACCGTGGCCACCAACATGGCCGGTCGTGGTACCGACATCGTGCTCGGCGGCAACGTCGACCACCTGGCCGACAGCGAGCTGCGCAAGCGGGGCCTCGATCCGGTCGACAACCGGGAGGACTACGAGGCCGAGTGG
This portion of the Actinopolyspora lacussalsi genome encodes:
- a CDS encoding hypothetical protein (product_source=Hypo-rule applied; superfamily=53474; transmembrane_helix_parts=Inside_1_84,TMhelix_85_102,Outside_103_121,TMhelix_122_144,Inside_145_230,TMhelix_231_253,Outside_254_256,TMhelix_257_274,Inside_275_293,TMhelix_294_316,Outside_317_335,TMhelix_336_358,Inside_359_370,TMhelix_371_393,Outside_394_417,TMhelix_418_440,Inside_441_484,TMhelix_485_507,Outside_508_516,TMhelix_517_539,Inside_540_888), with product MHVPGPDTRVVELRVHGVLGTEPRELTDSVASVDVAGDGTGRIVSPADRLLRPIPGPDLTAGERTVPRSVEGYVWGGMTSGRGKALWALLFPFALANLAHWMLPPVDRDSHWSRSLGALLRAGLRLAGLLLTMLFTAQLTVLSLDLVAAQCLRAGTGCLSTVPDELRTFEPLRSVPALLFVVAAVFGMYRLSAMSWRVRNPSGAGNEHSAQAPRLPGAGVVRDPSTPALRTLHAVAALCTVVLLALGGPTAATDPRWMAAAAVTALCVLGTLLLDDPTGSGESESGFRRSVHPLVGHYARILLLGTSGLLLLLTALFPAHMSGPLPGSGPVTDSLTLGLLALCGCIGVLLLPAALLARRSWRRLPSRLRPWAGGWFAAPVLLIACLLGAGFGAGLTLSARQALGTDLLLPVSYDTVTLLWGAATAVLVLAGLVGVPWVWLRWWRAIRTDGVSPEVELLHAGRPADQRSAERAWKWAELQRSHGHRLVLLLAGALTVGAVLALVLRLGGPEPPFWGRWLLLLGVGALATLVATLLRMVHLAVRRPNAGRQLSLLCDLTLFWPRDSHPIVPPCYALKVIPELVDRACEHLADPNTRVVLSGHSQGSLLVSVAAARLLGRLDEQDHERVGLVTAGSQLQWAYARGFPGFLGHEAQRSLAGSLAGQWRSLCRGTDPIGGAVGTWNRQVHDGKLLGVGFRPDGSEGPLHAAARGPTGALVLGNDHWLPDPQRGPFEHRRWTAGLSRHSEYSGDPEWDRAVSMAAALEVPARGTNLPLRTTMVDPAGSSRNGKTHRTDTSEDRATNRATGGSSTKVGSHSVTGGETVRREERVATVATEPTLEDDPGEQEGHSAETTGTEQPSRLPHAEPPEIIDLPGMTPPWERGPALRPSSQ
- a CDS encoding dTMP kinase (product_source=KO:K00943; cath_funfam=3.40.50.300; cog=COG0125; ko=KO:K00943; pfam=PF02223; superfamily=52540), with translation MGRLIVIEGLDGAGKQTLTDSLSGELTARGLSVGRAAFPRYGQDVHADLVAEALRGAHGDLAESVYGMAVLYALDRQRAAEWLRARLAEHDVLLLDRYVASNAAYGAARLWQHADGEFVSWAYQLEVTRFGLPEPELQILLRVPGEVAAERAERRERSGTADGRDMFESDSGLQDRCAAVYLELAEMSWWSPWHVVDDAATTDPAGLADHVLA
- a CDS encoding two-component system response regulator MtrA (product_source=KO:K07670; cath_funfam=1.10.10.10,3.40.50.2300; cog=COG0745; ko=KO:K07670; pfam=PF00072,PF00486; smart=SM00448; superfamily=52172); amino-acid sequence: MKSRVLVVDDDPALAEMLTIVLRGEGFDTAVVNDGTKAMPALRELKPDLVLLDLMLPGMNGIDVCKAIRAESMVPVVMLTAKSDTVDVVLGLESGADDYIVKPFKPKELVARLRVRLRRTEAEPAEVLSIGDLTVDVPGHEVTRDGVPISLTPLEFDLLVALARKPRQVFTREVLLEQVWGYRHAADTRLVNVHVQRLRSKIEKDPEHPEVVLTVRGVGYKAGPP
- a CDS encoding two-component system sensor histidine kinase MtrB (product_source=KO:K07654; cath_funfam=1.10.287.130,3.30.565.10; cog=COG0642; ko=KO:K07654; pfam=PF00512,PF00672,PF02518; smart=SM00304,SM00387,SM00388; superfamily=158472,55874; transmembrane_helix_parts=Outside_1_37,TMhelix_38_60,Inside_61_211,TMhelix_212_234,Outside_235_584); the protein is MNGEQPRAGAERSFPARLRDDVRRRWHWFESTWRRSMQLRVVVSTLALSSAVVFVLGMVLQTQITNRLLQNKEDAAVRQVEQNLPILEYQLTAVDPNSGDVDEQLEAALNQLTTSTADNTETDSFAGNYEPALVDGQAITENGEQPSAGPIDSVPNSLRKLVKEDNLASKIETVRRDGESVTMLIIGSPAGTATRPLQAYFLFPLESERKTLGLVQSTLLVGGLVLLVLLGAITNLVTRQVVRPVRQAAHTAERLAAGNLDERMRVIGEDDMARLADSFNEMADSLKQQIQQLEEFGQLQRRFTSDVSHELRTPLTTVRMAADVLHASRDDLPDGLERSAELLVDELDRFESLLGDLLEISRLDAGVADLATESLDVPDLVRRVMDSLLPIARTGGVELRGDFPVEEVHILADARRIERIVRNLVANAVDHAEGRPVDINFAADDRSVAVTVRDYGVGLRPGEAELVFTRFWRADPSRDRQTGGTGLGLSIAAEDARLHGGWLDAWGEPGKGSCFRLTLPRDSGDRVDTSPLSLPSTRSIAAPEALLAVPGDATDNGSTPSDEGYDQNDQGPTWSSGPGEQEKR
- a CDS encoding hypothetical protein (product_source=Hypo-rule applied; cleavage_site_network=SignalP-noTM; pfam=PF10647; smart=SM00909; superfamily=50969) gives rise to the protein MTLRWRLARAVTLLLVLSVPVTGCASIPEETNAGVIRQVEEAPETSTEAQPPSENLNDTDLVRSFLEATAEPANDYAAARLHLTEQAADSWQVPSERFIVNSVNTVPKSEPETADSVRIVGLDLHQLGKLRKDQSYVPEEKDLSLRVKVRQRSDGQWRIVDPPRKLLVASDAFKSHYRAVSVYFLDHQREGVIPDIRWVRQNPKSTLPSRVISLLLSGPSEGFDLAMKTAIPEDTTTASNVSETDDGALLVNLRDLGDLSGKKKRLIAAQVVLTLRGVRTARVELRDEGASLLSNTEVLRPSDVSEYEQQNEAPRDVKPLAVVDEKLLVFSEDSPQVPGPAGNGSYRITTAARSDDGSRVAAVVRRDDSGVELRVGAYGEELRRLGIRGNFMSRPTWRSESEFWTVVNGERVMRATRDENGSWSVSRIDASDFPGEGNIEALRISRGGTRLAAVVDGRIVVAGIAGGDSDVSLQEPVTLSGGTGDSEIKGVDWLTGDSLVAITGRDGQPVVRVSVDGFNWDSYRSSNLRNPKMVTVGPDQRVIVADDSYLWQAKDLSDYWEVLRDIPIGASSKPFYPG
- a CDS encoding putative amidophosphoribosyltransferase (product_source=COG1040; cog=COG1040; superfamily=53271) gives rise to the protein MSFDRYSLAGVPSGLVDLLLPLRCAGCGLAGAVLCAECDMRFHEPRVIRPPALFREPPIHALARYRGRVRTTLLAYKEGGRRDLERPLGNHVAAAVRAVLAASGSIIETDSPRLVPAPSRDAAVRRRGRAHLARLTHRAERRLPGLCTADCLRLSPRVRDSVGLDSGRRFENLRGGVLSRPGRLPPPGTPVLLLDDVLTTGATVLNCLRTLSEAELPVVAVLVLASACRES